Proteins from a genomic interval of Danio rerio strain Tuebingen ecotype United States chromosome 4, GRCz12tu, whole genome shotgun sequence:
- the LOC137489733 gene encoding uncharacterized protein isoform X1 translates to MLFIKEESEDVKIEETFTVKQEDLQEQTDRIEDNEGSKEEEHHVKIEEKNHFLKRRKKNRFTCTQCGKSLANKSKLKIHMIIHTGEKPFTCTQCGKSFSQSSHLNQHMMIHTGEKPFTCTQCRKSFYCSFSLNRHMRIHTGEKPFACTQCGKSFTCLSHLNQHMMIHTGEKPFTCTQCGKSFSQSSSLNQHMRIHTGEKPFQCTQCRKSFYRSFSLNQHMRIHTGEKPFTCTQCRKSFSLSTSLNYHMRIHTEERPFTCTQCGKSFTRSSYLNQHMRIHNEEKSFTCTQCAKSFTCSSHLNQHMMIHTGEKPLTCTQCGKSFSQSSSLNHHMRIHTGEKPFQCTQCGKSFNCSSSLIRHMRIHTGEKPFSCTQCGKSFSLSTSLNYHMRIHTGERPFTCTLCGKSFTRSSHLNQHMKRNHSHALSVGRISANQNP, encoded by the coding sequence ATCGCATTGAAGAtaatgaggggagtaaagaggaggaacatcatgtcaaaattgaggaaaaaaatcattttttgaaaaggagaaaaaagaatcgtttcacctgtactcagtgtggaaagagtttagcaaacaaaagcaaacttaagattcacatgatcatccacactggagagaaaccattcacatgcactcagtgtgggaagagttttagccaatcatcacaccttaatcaacacatgatgatccacactggagagaaaccattcacatgcactcagtgtaggaagagtttttactgctcattctcccttaatcgacacatgaggatccacactggagagaaaccatttgcatgcactcagtgtgggaagagttttacctgcttatcacaccttaatcaacacatgatgatccacactggagagaaaccattcacttgcacccagtgtgggaagagtttcagccaatcatcatcccttaatcaacacatgagaatccacactggagagaaaccattccaatgcactcagtgtaggaagaGTTTTTACCGCTCATtctcccttaatcaacacatgaggatccacactggagagaaaccattcacatgcactcagtgtaggaagagtttcagcctatcaacatcccttaattaccacatgaggatccacactgaagagagaccattcacatgcactcagtgtggaaagagttttacccgctcatcataccttaatcaacacatgaggatccacaatGAAGAGAaatcattcacatgcactcagtgtgcgaagagttttacctgctcatcacaccttaatcaacacatgatgatccacactggagagaaaccattaacatgcactcagtgtgggaagagtttcagccaatcatcatcccttaatcaccacatgaggatccacactggagagaaaccattccaatgcactcagtgtgggaagagttttaactgctcatcctCCCTTAttagacacatgaggatccacactggagagaaaccattctcttgcactcagtgtgggaagagtttcagcctatcaacatcccttaattaccacatgaggatccacactggagagagaccattcacatgcactctgtgtggaaagagttttacccgctcatcacaccttaatcaacacatgaagagaaaccattcacatgccctcagtgtgggaagaatttCAGCCAATCAAAATCCCTAA
- the LOC137489733 gene encoding uncharacterized protein isoform X2: MAFIKEESEDVKIEETFTVKQEDQQEQTNRIEDNEGSKEEEHHVKIEEKNHFLKRRKKNRFTCTQCGKSLANKSKLKIHMIIHTGEKPFTCTQCGKSFSQSSHLNQHMMIHTGEKPFTCTQCRKSFYCSFSLNRHMRIHTGEKPFACTQCGKSFTCLSHLNQHMMIHTGEKPFTCTQCGKSFSQSSSLNQHMRIHTGEKPFQCTQCRKSFYRSFSLNQHMRIHTGEKPFTCTQCRKSFSLSTSLNYHMRIHTEERPFTCTQCGKSFTRSSYLNQHMRIHNEEKSFTCTQCAKSFTCSSHLNQHMMIHTGEKPLTCTQCGKSFSQSSSLNHHMRIHTGEKPFQCTQCGKSFNCSSSLIRHMRIHTGEKPFSCTQCGKSFSLSTSLNYHMRIHTGERPFTCTLCGKSFTRSSHLNQHMKRNHSHALSVGRISANQNP, translated from the coding sequence ATCGCATTGAAGAtaatgaggggagtaaagaggaggaacatcatgtcaaaattgaggaaaaaaatcattttttgaaaaggagaaaaaagaatcgtttcacctgtactcagtgtggaaagagtttagcaaacaaaagcaaacttaagattcacatgatcatccacactggagagaaaccattcacatgcactcagtgtgggaagagttttagccaatcatcacaccttaatcaacacatgatgatccacactggagagaaaccattcacatgcactcagtgtaggaagagtttttactgctcattctcccttaatcgacacatgaggatccacactggagagaaaccatttgcatgcactcagtgtgggaagagttttacctgcttatcacaccttaatcaacacatgatgatccacactggagagaaaccattcacttgcacccagtgtgggaagagtttcagccaatcatcatcccttaatcaacacatgagaatccacactggagagaaaccattccaatgcactcagtgtaggaagaGTTTTTACCGCTCATtctcccttaatcaacacatgaggatccacactggagagaaaccattcacatgcactcagtgtaggaagagtttcagcctatcaacatcccttaattaccacatgaggatccacactgaagagagaccattcacatgcactcagtgtggaaagagttttacccgctcatcataccttaatcaacacatgaggatccacaatGAAGAGAaatcattcacatgcactcagtgtgcgaagagttttacctgctcatcacaccttaatcaacacatgatgatccacactggagagaaaccattaacatgcactcagtgtgggaagagtttcagccaatcatcatcccttaatcaccacatgaggatccacactggagagaaaccattccaatgcactcagtgtgggaagagttttaactgctcatcctCCCTTAttagacacatgaggatccacactggagagaaaccattctcttgcactcagtgtgggaagagtttcagcctatcaacatcccttaattaccacatgaggatccacactggagagagaccattcacatgcactctgtgtggaaagagttttacccgctcatcacaccttaatcaacacatgaagagaaaccattcacatgccctcagtgtgggaagaatttCAGCCAATCAAAATCCCTAA